The genomic segment GGAAATCTCTCCCGTGTAAACGGAGTGGGGAACCTGGATGTAGTTACAAAGCTCATCGAGAAGGAGTTAGCTTAACTTGGCAAAAGAAGATGCAATCACCGTGGACGGAACCGTTTTGGAACCTCTCCCAAACGCTATGTTCCGCGTTGAGCTGGAAAATGGTCATAAAGTTTTGGCTCATATTTCCGGTAAAATGAGAATGCATTATATCAGAATCCTCCCTGGCGACAAAGTCACCGTGGAACTTTCTCCTTACGATTTGACCAAGGGTAGAATTACCTACCGCAAAAAATAGGAACACGTTATGAAAGTAAGAACTTCCGTAAAAAAAATCTGCACTAGCTGCAAAGTTATCAGAAGAAAAGGTGTGATCAGAGTGATCTGCACCAACCCTAAACACAAGCAAAGGCAAGCATAATCATGGCTCGTATCGCAGGTATCGATCTTCCAAGAGAAAAAAGAATCGTTGTTGGTCTAACGTATATTTACGGAATCGGCCGATCCACTTCTCGCAAACTTCTCGCTAAAGCGGGAGTAGACGAAAAAATCAGAGTGAAAGATCTTTCTGACACTCAAGAAGCTGCTCTCAGAAAAGCGATCGAAGAAAGTATCAAGGTGGAAGGAGATCTTCGCTCCGAAAACCAACTCAATATCAAAAGATTGATGGATATCGGTTGTTACAGAGGCCTGCGTCATAGAAGAGGTCTTCCAGTTCGCGGTCAAAGAACCAGAACGAATGCTCGTACTCGTAAGGGTGTTAAGAAGACCGTTGCCAATAAGAAGAAGGTGACTAAGTAATCATGGCTGAAGATAAAAAAGGCAAAAAAGAGAAAAAGGTTAAGAAGAAGGAGAAGAAGGTCGTTCCTCGCGGAAAGGTCTATATCACCGCTTCTTTTAACAATACCATCATCACCATCACTGACTTGGCAGGAAACACTCTGTCTTGGTCAACCGCTGGTGCAATGGGTTTCCGTGGATCCAAAAAATCTACTCCGTATGCGGCTCAGATCGCTGCGGGGAATGCTGCCGAGAAAGCAATCGACTCTACCGGTTTAGCCGAAGTGGATGTTCTGGTTTCTGGCCCAGGTATCGGACGCGAGTCTGCGATCCGTTCCTTAGTTGCTAGAGGACTTTCTATTAAAATGATCAAGGACGTTACACCTCTACCGCATAACGGTTGTCGTCCGCGTAAAAGAAGAAGGGTTTAAGGTAGGAATAATATGGCAAGATATAGAGGACCTGTCGTTAAACTAATGAGGAGAGAAGGTGTTAACCTTTACCTCAAATCCAGTTTTACTTTCAATAGAGATAAGTTCCATAAAAAGGGACCTCCTGGAATGCAACCTAAACGGAAACCGAAAATTTCCGAGTACGGTTCTCAGCTTCGTGAAAAACAGAAGTTGAAAA from the Leptospira saintgironsiae genome contains:
- the rpsM gene encoding 30S ribosomal protein S13, with protein sequence MARIAGIDLPREKRIVVGLTYIYGIGRSTSRKLLAKAGVDEKIRVKDLSDTQEAALRKAIEESIKVEGDLRSENQLNIKRLMDIGCYRGLRHRRGLPVRGQRTRTNARTRKGVKKTVANKKKVTK
- the rpsK gene encoding 30S ribosomal protein S11, whose protein sequence is MAEDKKGKKEKKVKKKEKKVVPRGKVYITASFNNTIITITDLAGNTLSWSTAGAMGFRGSKKSTPYAAQIAAGNAAEKAIDSTGLAEVDVLVSGPGIGRESAIRSLVARGLSIKMIKDVTPLPHNGCRPRKRRRV
- the rpmJ gene encoding 50S ribosomal protein L36, which encodes MKVRTSVKKICTSCKVIRRKGVIRVICTNPKHKQRQA
- the infA gene encoding translation initiation factor IF-1 yields the protein MAKEDAITVDGTVLEPLPNAMFRVELENGHKVLAHISGKMRMHYIRILPGDKVTVELSPYDLTKGRITYRKK